Proteins from one Camelina sativa cultivar DH55 chromosome 8, Cs, whole genome shotgun sequence genomic window:
- the LOC104705643 gene encoding telomere repeat-binding protein 4-like — MVVKRKLCCGSNVFDFPSIPKAPRSSRRKVSSSKLADNDDGDSQICAIDLLASLAGKLLEESESSSTSTYAFEGKNHDDHHHLGGGVVKQEELEHVYINNTPCKSDHEANADLQVSSVESDCVLEQTPFFSDCKKEEECGLKSLLGTTEEETCVVNEEQGEATGVFVADGFSLKDPTQLRLQSPESVHLDGDVKLAPCTVRVSDDSFEGYVNHSKLVCRDDDENYCKYYKFGDNCNKSYRPPSRVGNRRIKKSVMTNYGRGVSMLKCFEDTRTDGHLKALYRKRKFSYGYGYNPWKRETVHRKRRLSDKGLVVNYDGGLSSESVSNSPLKRESEDGVLSSEIGLHLKDSPVKFSIKSLRIPELVIEVPETATVGLLKRTVKEAVTALLGGGIRIGVLVQGKKVRDDSSTLSQTGLSCRENNLGFTLEPGPETLPVPLCSETPVVSMPTDSTNLSERSAASPALDIVTPLPPQDEDLLINSGKSVENNHELVPYQSDIPADEQPSSDSRALVPVSALESGALAIVPLNEKPKRTELSQRRTRRPFSVTEVEALVQAVEEVGTGRWRDVKLRSFENASHRTYVDLKDKWKTLVHTASISPQQRRGEPVPQELLDRVLAAHRHWSEHQMKQNGKLQVATTMVVVQSGSSM, encoded by the exons ATGGTGGTTAAAAGGAAGTTATGTTGTGGCTCTAATGTCTTTGATTTCCCTAGTATTCCCAAGGCTCCTCGTTCTAGCAGG AGGAAGGTATCATCAAGTAAGTTAGCtgataatgatgatggtgaCAGTCAGATCTGTGCGATTGATTTGCTTGCTTCTCTTGCTGGGAAGTTGCTTGAAGAAAGCGAGAGTTCTTCAACCTCTACCTATGCATTTGAAGGGAAGAatcatgatgatcatcatcatttgGGTGGTGGAGTGGTTAAGCAGGAGGAACTTGAACATGTCTATATTAATAATACGCCTTGTAAATCTGATCATGAAGCAAACGCTGATTTGCAAGTTTCGTCTGTTGAAAGTGACTGCGTTTTGGAGCAAACACCGTTTTTTTCTGATTGTaagaaggaggaggagtgtGGTTTGAAGTCCCTCCTTGGCACTACTGAGGAGGAGACATGTGTTGTTAATGAGGAACAAGGAGAAGCAACTGGTGTTTTCGTTGCTGATGGTTTTAGCTTAAAGGATCCGACTCAGTTACGTTTGCAGTCTCCAGAATCAGTCCATCTGGATGGGGATGTTAAATTGGCACCATGCACAGTTCGTGTCTCCGATGACTCTTTTGAAGGATATGTGAATCATTCTAAGTTAGTTTGCAGAGATGATGACGAAAACTATTGTAAGTATTACAAATTTGGTGACAATTGTAACAAGTCGTATAGGCCTCCCTCTCGGGTTGGAAATCGAAGAATCAAGAAGTCGGTGATGACAAATTACGGGAGAGGAGTCTCCATGTTGAAGTGTTTTGAAGACACTAGAACAG ATGGTCATCTAAAGGCTCTGTACCGCAAGAGAAAATTTTCTTATGGTTATGGTTACAACCCATGGAAGCGTGAGACCGTTCATAGGAAGAGAAGACTGTCTGACAAAGGGTTGGTCGTAAATTATGATGGAGGACTCAGTAGTGAAAGTGTCTCTAATTCACCTCTGAAGCGAGAATCAG AAGACGGTGTTCTCTCTAGCGAAATAGGTCTTCATTTAAAGGACTCCCCTG TAAAGTTCAGCATCAAGTCCCTTAGGATTCCGGAGCTTGTTATTGAAGTTCCAGAGACAGCAACTGTAGGCTTACTGAAG AGGACGGTGAAAGAGGCTGTTACTGCTTTACTCGGTGGTGGAATACGTATTGGGGTGTTAGTCCAAGGGAAGAAGGTTAGAGATGACAGCAGCACTCTATCACAGACTGGTCTTTCGTGTAGAGAAAACAACCTTGGCTTCACCTTGGAGCCTGGTCCCGAAACACTTCCTGTACCTCTTTGCTCTGAAACTCCTGTTGTTTCTATGCCAACCGATTCCACCAATTTGTCAGAAAG GTCCGCAGCTTCTCCCGCGTTAGATATTGTAACCCCTCTCCCTCCCCAAGATGAAGATCTCCTGATTAATTCAGGAAAAAGTGTGGAGAATAACCATGAGTTAGTCCCATATCAGAGTGACATACCAGCTGATGAACAACCTTCATCAGATTCAAGAGCGTTGGTTCCAGTTTCGGCCTTGGAATCCGGGGCTCTAGCAATTGTTCCACTTAATGAGAAACCTAAGCGTACAGAGCTTTCACAGCGAAGAACCAGAAGACCATTCTCTGTTACAGAGGTAGAAGCTCTAGTACAAGCAGTTGAAGAAGTTGGGACTGGAAG ATGGCGTGATGTGAAATTGCGTTCTTTTGAGAATGCAAGTCATCGAACCTACGTGGACTTGAAG GACAAATGGAAAACGTTGGTTCACACAGCAAGTATTTCACCACAGCAACGAAGAGGAGAACCAGTGCCTCAAGAACTGCTAGACAGAGTCTTAGCAGCACATAGGCATTGGTCAGAGCACCAAATGAAACAGAACGGGAAACTTCAGGTGGCTACAACAATGGTGGTGGTTCAATCAGGTTCGTCCATGTaa
- the LOC104705647 gene encoding uncharacterized protein LOC104705647: protein MSGAGAPDFFYREAQRLGYVARSAFKLLQIQKQYKLIKPGSSVLDLGCAPGAWLQVACQSLGPLKSGGNVVGMDIKKVKVPPQCDSRVQTISADVLNFPRQKIRELSPQQMGFSVILSDMCPSVSGITTRDSALSAELGMRALDLAVGQAALSQSPDIDDENAVSSSEFRLGVLRRGGHLVIKLLESEDAQDFARICKPIFNKASWLRPKATRSSSREIYLICQGFR, encoded by the exons ATGAGTGGGGCAGGAGCACCGGACTTTTTCTACAGGGAAGCTCAACGTCTGGGCTATGTTGCTCGCTCTGCTTTCAAG CTTCTACAGATTCAAAAACAATACAAGCTCATCAAACCAGGCTCCTCTGTTCTTGACCTAGGCTGCGCACCTGGTGCTTGGCTTCAg GTTGCCTGCCAAAGCTTAGGTCCACTTAAAAGTGGTGGAAATGTCGTTGGTATGGATATTAAG AAGGTGAAGGTTCCTCCACAGTGTGATTCGCGAGTCCAAACCATTTCCGCCGATGTTTTAAACTTTCCCAGACAAAAGATTAGGGAGTTGTCTCCTCAG CAAATGGGATTTTCAGTCATTCTTTCAGATATGTGTCCCTCAGTGTCTGGAATCACCACTAGAGATTCAGCTCTGTCGGCTGAATTGGGAATGCGAGCACTTGATTTGGCTGTTGGTCAAGCTGCCCTCTCTCAGTCACCTGATATTGATGATGAAAATGCGGTTTCAAGCAGTGAATTCCGTCTTGGTGTACTTAGGCGTGGGGGTCATCTTGTGATCAAGCTTCTAGAAAGCGAGGATGCTCAAG ATTTTGCTCGAATTTGCAAGCCCATCTTTAACAAGGCATCTTGGTTGAGGCCAAAAGCTACAAGATCATCATCTCGAGAAATTTACTTGATTTGCCAGGGATTTAGATAA
- the LOC104705641 gene encoding E3 ubiquitin-protein ligase makorin isoform X3, with amino-acid sequence MVCGGSALFFLSAQSPYVLRQFFVHGSCLKGENCEFYHDSKDPPNNVCTFYQKGICFYGSRCRYDHVTVQVFYVGK; translated from the exons ATGGTGTGTGGTGGAAGCgccctcttctttctctccgcACAATCCCCATATGTCCTCCGACAG TTCTTCGTCCATGGCTCGTGCTTGAAAGGGGAAAATTGTGAATTTTATCATGACTCTAAGGATCCGCCGAATAAT GTTTGCACATTCTACCAAAAAGGGATATGCTTTTACGGGAGTAGATGTAGATATGATCAT GTTACAGTGCAAGTGTTTTATGTAGGTAAGTAA
- the LOC104705641 gene encoding E3 ubiquitin-protein ligase makorin isoform X2, whose product MVCGGSALFFLSAQSPYVLRQFFVHGSCLKGENCEFYHDSKDPPNNVCTFYQKGICFYGSRCRYDHVRASSNAHRPPLTSDSESLDRSLCCESFHPVP is encoded by the exons ATGGTGTGTGGTGGAAGCgccctcttctttctctccgcACAATCCCCATATGTCCTCCGACAG TTCTTCGTCCATGGCTCGTGCTTGAAAGGGGAAAATTGTGAATTTTATCATGACTCTAAGGATCCGCCGAATAAT GTTTGCACATTCTACCAAAAAGGGATATGCTTTTACGGGAGTAGATGTAGATATGATCATGTCAGAGCTTCTTCCAATGCTCATAGACCACCTCTTACCTCTGATTCTGAGTCTCTTGATCGCTCTTTGTGTTGTGAATCTTTCCACCCAGTTCCATAA
- the LOC104705644 gene encoding uncharacterized protein LOC104705644 encodes MDAGSSSSASGPQQEKRSRQRRATKGIDYESSVANLSREGRETLTVVNHRKRLNTIPGTSCSVFDHTCPRYRWLHPGWIVEERIMSHDRLYRYYYDPLGQLYNSRGQVTQMLADTEKTRALVIYDK; translated from the exons ATGGATGCTGGGTCATCATCAAGTGCTTCTGGACCACAACAAGAGAAGAGGTCACGACAGAGGAGGGCGACGAAGGGGATCGATTACGAGAGTAGCGTTGCGAATTTGTCGAGAGAAGGCAGAGAGACTTTGACGGTTGTGAATCATAGAAAAAGATTGAACACAATCCCAGGTACTTCATGTTCTGTGTTCGATCATACGTGTCCTCGATACAGGTGGCTTCACCCTGGTTGGATAGTTGAGGAACGTATCATGTCTCACGATCGGCTCTACCGG TACTATTACGACCCACTGGGGCAATTGTACAATTCTCGGGGACAAGTGACTCAAATGTTGGCAGATACTGAGAAGACTCGCGCACTTGTCATCTACGACAAATAA
- the LOC104705639 gene encoding agamous-like MADS-box protein AGL15 isoform X1: protein MGRGKIEIKRIENANSRQVTFSKRRAGLLKKAHELSVLCDAEVAVIVFSKSGKLFEFSSSGMKKTLSRYGNYQSSSDSKVENLQEEDCAEVDLLKDEISKLQKKHLQLQGKGLNILNFKELQNLEQQLHHALLSVRERKERLLAIQLEESRLKEQRAELENETLRRQVQELRSFLPSFTHYVPSYIKCFAIDPRNAVLNHGCLDDSNCSLQKTNSDTTLQLGLPGDAHAHDRRKNEGDRESPSSDSVTTNTTTATADRISLV from the exons atgggTCGTGGTAAAATCGAGATAAAGAGGATCGAGAATGCCAACAGCAGGCAAGTTACTTTCTCCAAGAGGCGTGCTGGTTTGCTTAAGAAAGCTCATGAGCTCTCTGTTCTTTGTGATGCTGAGGTTGCTGTCATCGTCTTCTCCAAGTCTGGCAAGCTCTTTGAGTTCTCCAGTTCTGG gaTGAAGAAAACACTTTCGAGATACGGCAACTACCAGAGTTCTTCAGATTCTAAAGTTGAG AATCTCCAGGAGGAGGATTGTGCAGAGGTGGACCTTTTAAAGGATGAAATTTCAAAGcttcaaaagaaacattt aCAACTTCAGGGTAAGGGCTTGAATATTCTGAACTTCAAAGAGCTGCAAAACCTTGAGCAGCAACTACATCATGCCTTGTTATCTGTGAGAGAGCGAAAG GAACGGTTGTTGGCTATCCAACTTGAAGAATCTCGCCTCAAG GAACAACGAGCAGAGTTGGAAAACGAGACCTTACGTAGACAG GTTCAGGAACTCAGAAGCTTTCTCCCGTCGTTCACTCACTATGTTCCATCCTACATCAAATGCTTCGCCATAGATCCCAGGAACGCTGTCCTAAACCATGGATGCTTGGACGACAGTAACTGCAGCCTCCAGAAAACCAATTCAGACACAACTTTGCAATTAGG GTTGCCGGGAGATGCACATGCACATGATAGAAGGAAGAATGAAGGAGACAGAGAGAGCCCATCAAGCGATTCGGTGACAACAAACACGACCACAGCAACTGCAGACAGGATCAGTCTAGTTTAG
- the LOC104705645 gene encoding protein FIZZY-RELATED 3-like produces the protein MASPQNTKTGLNLPAGMNQNSLRLETFSSSFRGISSLSSPSKSTCSDRFIPCRSSSRLHAFDLQDHKEPTTPVKEGGNEAYSRLLKSELFGSDFASPCLSSPAGGGGGHGSASSSSSPMSPCTNMLRFKTDRSNSSPNSPFSPSILGNDNGFSSDSSPPPKPPRKVSKTPRKVLDAPSLQDDFYLNVVDWSSQNVLAVGLGTCVYLWTASNSKVKKLCDLGPNDSVCSVQWTREGSYISIGTSHGQVQVWDATQCKRVRTMGGHQTRTGVLAWNSRILSSGSRDRNILQHDLRVQSDYVSKLVGHKSEVCGLKWSHDDRELASGGNDNQLLVWNNHSQNPILKLTEHTAAVKAITWSPHQSGLLASGGGTADRCIRFWNTTNGHQLNSIDTGSQVCNLAWSKNVNEIVSTHGYSQNQIMLWKYPSMAKVATLTGHSMRVLYLATSPDGQTIVTGAGDETLRFWNVFPSVKMQTPVKDTGLWSLGRTQIR, from the exons ATGGCATCCCCACAGAACACCAAAACCGGTCTGAATCTACCGGCCGGGATGAACCAGAATTCGTTGCGGCTGGAGACGTTTTCGAGCTCATTTCGCGGGATCTCAAGTCTATCCTCTCCTTCTAAATCGACCTGCAGCGACAGATTCATACCGTGTAGATCTTCTTCGAGACTCCACGCTTTCGATCTGCAGGATCACAAGGAACCGACTACTCCGGTTAAAGAGGGAGGGAACGAAGCCTACTCTAGACTTTTGAAATCTGAGCTTTTCGGATCTGATTTTGCTTCTCCTTGTTTGTCTTCTCCtgcaggtggtggtggtggtcacggatctgcttcttcttcttcttctccgatgaGTCCATGTACCAATATGTTGAGGTTCAAGACGGATCGTTCTAATTCAAGCCCTAATTCGCCTTTCTCTCCTTCCATTCTCGGAAATGATAATGGCTTCTCCAGTGACTCGTCTCCTCCTCCTAAACCTCCTCGCAAGGTTTCTAAAACACCTCGTAAG GTCTTGGATGCTCCTTCTTTACAAGATGACTTCTACTTGAACGTTGTGGACTGGAGCTCACAGAATGTTCTTGCGGTTGGGCTTGGTACATGTGTCTATCTTTGGACTGCTTCCAATAGCAAGGTGAAGAAGTTATGCGACCTGGGGCCTAATGACAGTGTGTGCTCGGTCCAGTGGACTCGGGAGGGTTCGTATATATCTATTGGTACAAGTCATGGTCAGGTTCag GTCTGGGACGCAACACAGTGCAAGAGAGTCCGAACCATGGGTGGTCATCAAACGAGAACTGGTGTCTTGGCATGGAACTCTAGGATCTTATCATCAGGGAGCAGAGACAGAAACATCCTTCAGCATGATCTCCGTGTCCAGAGTGATTATGTCAGCAAACTCGTGGGACACAAATCTGAGGTCTGCGGGTTGAAATGGTCTCACGATGATAGAGAGCTTGCGTCTGGAGGCAATGATAATCAG TTATTGGTATGGAACAATCATTCACAGAACCCTATTCTGAAGCTGACTGAGCATACAGCGGCGGTTAAGGCAATTACATGGTCTCCTCATCAGAGCGGCCTCCTTGCTTCAGGAGGTGGAACCGCAGACAGATGCATTAGATTCTGGAACACCACAAACGGACATCAGTTAAACAGCATCGACACTGGGAGCCAAGTCTGCAATCTGGCATGGAGCAAGAATGTCAACGAGATAGTGAGCACTCACGGGTACTCTCAAAACCAAATCATGCTCTGGAAGTACCCATCCATGGCAAAG GTTGCAACCCTTACTGGGCACAGTATGAGAGTACTTTACTTAGCTACGTCACCTGATGGTCAGACTATAGTGACCGGAGCAGGAGATGAGACCCTGCGGTTTTGGAACGTCTTCCCTTCAGTGAAAATGCAg ACACCAGTGAAAGACACAGGACTCTGGTCATTAGGGAGAACACAGATCCGATAA
- the LOC104705639 gene encoding agamous-like MADS-box protein AGL15 isoform X2, with amino-acid sequence MGRGKIEIKRIENANSRQVTFSKRRAGLLKKAHELSVLCDAEVAVIVFSKSGKLFEFSSSGMKKTLSRYGNYQSSSDSKVEEEDCAEVDLLKDEISKLQKKHLQLQGKGLNILNFKELQNLEQQLHHALLSVRERKERLLAIQLEESRLKEQRAELENETLRRQVQELRSFLPSFTHYVPSYIKCFAIDPRNAVLNHGCLDDSNCSLQKTNSDTTLQLGLPGDAHAHDRRKNEGDRESPSSDSVTTNTTTATADRISLV; translated from the exons atgggTCGTGGTAAAATCGAGATAAAGAGGATCGAGAATGCCAACAGCAGGCAAGTTACTTTCTCCAAGAGGCGTGCTGGTTTGCTTAAGAAAGCTCATGAGCTCTCTGTTCTTTGTGATGCTGAGGTTGCTGTCATCGTCTTCTCCAAGTCTGGCAAGCTCTTTGAGTTCTCCAGTTCTGG gaTGAAGAAAACACTTTCGAGATACGGCAACTACCAGAGTTCTTCAGATTCTAAAGTTGAG GAGGAGGATTGTGCAGAGGTGGACCTTTTAAAGGATGAAATTTCAAAGcttcaaaagaaacattt aCAACTTCAGGGTAAGGGCTTGAATATTCTGAACTTCAAAGAGCTGCAAAACCTTGAGCAGCAACTACATCATGCCTTGTTATCTGTGAGAGAGCGAAAG GAACGGTTGTTGGCTATCCAACTTGAAGAATCTCGCCTCAAG GAACAACGAGCAGAGTTGGAAAACGAGACCTTACGTAGACAG GTTCAGGAACTCAGAAGCTTTCTCCCGTCGTTCACTCACTATGTTCCATCCTACATCAAATGCTTCGCCATAGATCCCAGGAACGCTGTCCTAAACCATGGATGCTTGGACGACAGTAACTGCAGCCTCCAGAAAACCAATTCAGACACAACTTTGCAATTAGG GTTGCCGGGAGATGCACATGCACATGATAGAAGGAAGAATGAAGGAGACAGAGAGAGCCCATCAAGCGATTCGGTGACAACAAACACGACCACAGCAACTGCAGACAGGATCAGTCTAGTTTAG
- the LOC104705642 gene encoding uncharacterized protein At5g39865-like translates to MAGLEKNSDFSGKTKSSPTSTFFNRSLTIHGRTAADSNPKPHNLNPSLNRTTSITKFYTPVESVSTSLKGKVKNLCKLFESSKPSKPAPPEIPQKQKSGKSLLSESRISPFSTINNSVIRLPGTEDRIVVYFTSLRGIRRTFEDCYAVRMIFRGFRVWIDERDVSMDIAYRKELQIAMGEKSVVSLPQVFIMGKYVGGADVVKSLFEIGELAKILKEFPMRQPGFVCHCCGDIRFVPCSNCSGSKKLFDEDEDRLKRCPDCNENGLIRCPHCSS, encoded by the coding sequence ATGGCGGGATTGGAGAAAAACTCGGATTTCTCAGGGAAGACCAAATCGTCTCCCACGTCGACGTTCTTCAACAGGTCCCTTACAATTCACGGGAGAACAGCGGCGgattcaaaccctaaaccccacaATCTCAACCCTTCCCTGAACCGTACAACCTCCATCACCAAATTCTACACCCCCGTAGAATCAGTAAGCACTTCTCTCAAAGGAAAAGTCAAAAACCTCTGTAAATTGTTCGAAAGTTCGAAACCTTCGAAGCCAGCTCCACCTGAGATTCCTCAGAAACAGAAATCAGGGAAATCGCTTTTATCCGAGTCTCGGATATCGCCTTTTTCGACGATAAACAACTCTGTGATACGTCTCCCAGGTACAGAGGATAGGATTGTGGTGTATTTCACTAGCTTGAGAGGGATTAGGAGGACTTTTGAGGATTGTTATGCTGTGAGGATGATCTTTAGAGGTTTTCGTGTTTGGATCGATGAGCGTGATGTCTCCATGGATATAGCTTACAGGAAAGAGTTGCAGATTGCAATGGGTGAAAAGAGTGTTGTGTCTTTGCCTCAGGTGTTCATCATGGGGAAGTACGTTGGTGGTGCTGATGTGGTCAAGAGTTTGTTTGAGATTGGCGAGCTTGCCAAGATTCTTAAAGAGTTTCCTATGAGACAACCGGGTTTTGTTTGCCATTGTTGCGGTGACATTAGATTTGTTCCGTGTTCCAATTGTAGTGGTAGCAAGAAACTGtttgatgaggatgaagatagACTCAAGAGATGTCCCGACTGCAATGAGAATGGTTTGATACGTTGTCCCCATTGTTCTTCTTGA
- the LOC104705641 gene encoding uncharacterized protein LOC104705641 isoform X4, protein MVCGGSALFFLSAQSPYVLRQFFVHGSCLKGENCEFYHDSKDPPNNVMFAHSTKKGYAFTGVDVDMIMLQCKCFM, encoded by the exons ATGGTGTGTGGTGGAAGCgccctcttctttctctccgcACAATCCCCATATGTCCTCCGACAG TTCTTCGTCCATGGCTCGTGCTTGAAAGGGGAAAATTGTGAATTTTATCATGACTCTAAGGATCCGCCGAATAATGTAAT GTTTGCACATTCTACCAAAAAGGGATATGCTTTTACGGGAGTAGATGTAGATATGATCAT GTTACAGTGCAAGTGTTTTATGTAG
- the LOC104705640 gene encoding pheophytinase, chloroplastic encodes MEIISLNFVPQCSVVTWSGELATKRLVPNRSSLFLSGVRKSRFVIRNGNSDGYVVGENEELGTISTRRRESSTSKVLIPGLPDESNGEAAARISHSHCEWRPKLRVHYEKSGCGNVEAPPVLFLPGFGVGSFHYEKQLTDLGRDYRVWAIDFLGQGLSLPTEDPTTTVAEETGASEDDEKPFWGFGDKTEPWADQLVFSLDLWRDQVQYFVEEVIGEPVYIAGNSLGGYVALYFAATHPHLVKGVTLLNATPFWGFFPNPVRSPKLARLFPWPGAFPLPARVKKITELVWQKISDPESIAEILKQVYTDHSTNVDKVFSRIVEITQHPAAAASFASIMLAPGGQLSFSEALSRCKENNVQICLMYGREDPWVSPMWGKKIKKEIPNAPYYEISPAGHCPHDEVPEVVNYLMRGWIKHLESGGFEALPLLDDTEENWEESSIGREIEFPRDGWKKAVNLLMYGSNYSFWGGVRESFKSSFTRVFGGKSA; translated from the exons ATGGAGATTATCTCACTGAACTTCGTGCCTCAGTGTTCCGTTGTGACTTGGAGTGGTGAATTAGCCACGAAAAGATTGGTCCCAAATCGATCAAGTCTCTTCTTATCTGGGGTCAGGAAATCCAGGTTTGTGATTAGGAATGGGAATTCTGATGGTTATGTGGTTGGTGAGAATGAGGAATTGGGTACTATATCCACAAGACGAAGAGAATCATCTACTTCTAAGGTTTTGATACCTGGTTTGCCTGATGAATCAAATGGCGAGGCTGCTGCTCGAATCAGTCATTCTCACTGTGAGTGGAGACCCAAGCTCAGAGTGCATTATGAGAAATCAGGTTGTGGTAACGTCGAGGCTCCTCCGGTGTTGTTTCTTCCTGGCTTTGGTGTTGGTTCTTTTCATTAtgagaagcagcttactgattTGGGAAGGGATTATAGAGTGTGGGCTATTGATTTTCTCGGCCAGGGTTTATCTCTCCCGACTGAAGATCCTACTACTACCGTGGCTGAAGAAACTGGTGCctctgaagatgatgagaaaccATTTTGGGGATTTGGTGATAAAACTGAACCATGGGCTGACCAACTCGTGTTCTCGCTGGATCTCTGGAGGGATCAAGTTCAGTATTTTGTAGAAGAG GTTATCGGTGAGCCTGTATACATTGCAGGGAACTCACTTGGAGGGTATGTAGCTCTCTACTTTGCAGCAACCCATCCTCACCTGGTAAAGGGTGTTACCTTGCTTAATGCAACACCTTTCTGGGGTTTCTTCCCTAATCCAGTAAGATCCCCGAAGCTAGCACGTCTCTTTCCATGGCCCGGAGCATTCCCTCTGCCGGCAAGAGTGAAAAAAATCACAGAATTGGT ATGGCAGAAGATAAGTGATCCTGAAAGCATAGCTGAGATACTTAAACAGGTCTACACAGACCATTCTACCAATGTGGATAAAGTATTCTCACGTATTGTGGAGATTACGCAGCATCCGGCTGCTGCAGCGTCGTTTGCTTCGATCATGCTTGCTCCTGGTGGACAACTATCTTTCTCTGAAGCTTTATCTAG GTGTAAGGAAAACAATGTTCAGATATGTCTCATGTATGGAAGAGAAGATCCATGGGTGAGTCCGATGTGGggaaagaagataaagaaggaaATCCCCAACGCTCCATACTACGAGATCAGCCCAGCAGGTCACTGCCCACACGATGAAGTCCCTGAG GTGGTGAACTATCTCATGCGGGGGTGGATCAAGCACCTGGAGTCTGGTGGTTTTGAAGCGCTCCCGCTTTTGGATGACACAGAAGAAAATTGGGAGGAGTCCAGCATTGGTAGAGAAATTGAGTTCCCGAGAGATGGTTGGAAGAAAGCAGTGAATCTGTTGATGTATGGGTCAAACTACTCGTTCTGGGGTGGAGTTAGAGAATCTTTCAAATCCAGTTTCACAAGGGTGTTTGGAGGGAAGTCTGCATAG
- the LOC104705641 gene encoding uncharacterized protein LOC104705641 isoform X1: MVCGGSALFFLSAQSPYVLRQFFVHGSCLKGENCEFYHDSKDPPNNVMFAHSTKKGYAFTGVDVDMIMSELLPMLIDHLLPLILSLLIALCVVNLSTQFHNFAYVLGIWS, translated from the exons ATGGTGTGTGGTGGAAGCgccctcttctttctctccgcACAATCCCCATATGTCCTCCGACAG TTCTTCGTCCATGGCTCGTGCTTGAAAGGGGAAAATTGTGAATTTTATCATGACTCTAAGGATCCGCCGAATAATGTAAT GTTTGCACATTCTACCAAAAAGGGATATGCTTTTACGGGAGTAGATGTAGATATGATCATGTCAGAGCTTCTTCCAATGCTCATAGACCACCTCTTACCTCTGATTCTGAGTCTCTTGATCGCTCTTTGTGTTGTGAATCTTTCCACCCAGTTCCATAATTTTGCTTATGTATTGGGAATTTGGTCATAA
- the LOC104705637 gene encoding N-alpha-acetyltransferase daf-31-like produces MVCIRRATVDDLLAMQACNLMCLPENYQMKYYLYHILSWPQLLYVAEDYNGRIVGYVLAKMEEESNECHGHITSLAVLRTHRKLGLATKLMTAAQAAMEQVYEAEYVSLHVRRSNRAAFNLYTETLGYKINDVEAKYYADGEDAYDMRKHLKGKQNHHHGHSHHHHGGGCCSGDAKAVETTQPADAKAVSK; encoded by the exons ATGGTTTGCATCAGGCGAGCGACGGTGGATGATTTGCTGGCGATGCAAGCCTGCAATCTCATGTGTCTTCCTGAGAACTACCAGATGAAGTATTACCTCTACCATATCCTCTCATGGCCTCAGCTTCTCTACGTCGCCGAGGACTACAATGGCCGCATCGTTGGCTATGTGTTAGCCAAGATGGAGGAAGAGAGCAACGAGTGTCACGGCCATATCACTTCTCTCGCTGTTCTTCGTACTCATAGGAAGCTCGGTCTCGCCACTAAGCTCATGACCGCCGCTCAGGCTGCCATGGAACAG GTTTATGAGGCAGAGTATGTTTCTCTGCATGTGAGGAGAAGTAACCGAGCAGCATTCAACCTGTACACAGAGACATTAGGCTACAAGATTAATGATGTAGAAGCAAAGTATTACGCGGATGGGGAGGACGCTTATGACATGCGGAAACATCTTAAGGGGAAGCAAAACCATCACCACGGCCACAGTCATCATCACCATGGAGGTGGATGTTGTTCAGGTGATGCAAAAGCTGTTGAGACAACTCAACCCGCAGATGCTAAAGCAGTTTCGAAGTGA